In the genome of Gordonia rubripertincta, one region contains:
- a CDS encoding DivIVA domain-containing protein, whose translation MRLTPADVHNVAFSKPPIGKRGYNEDEVDQFLDFVEAELARLIEENTDLKQRVEELEGEVADARSGAGAAPAEERTQMFAKPPVQEQPAPVQQPAPTNDDANVRAARVLALAQDTADRLTGSARADADAMLADAQTRADTMVSEAQSKSDAMLADARQRSEAILADAQTRSEAQLRQAQERADALQSDAERKHSEIMGTINQQRGVLEGRIEQLKTFEREYRTRLKTYLESQLEELQQRGSAAPVEGGRPDQSFSNDPGSGGFSSYSPS comes from the coding sequence ATGCGGCTGACTCCAGCTGATGTGCACAACGTCGCGTTCAGCAAACCGCCTATCGGTAAGCGCGGCTACAACGAGGACGAGGTCGATCAGTTCCTCGATTTCGTCGAGGCCGAGCTCGCCCGGCTGATCGAAGAGAACACCGACCTCAAGCAGCGCGTCGAGGAACTCGAGGGTGAGGTCGCCGACGCCCGGTCGGGTGCCGGCGCAGCCCCCGCCGAGGAGCGGACCCAGATGTTCGCCAAGCCGCCGGTCCAGGAGCAGCCCGCTCCCGTCCAGCAGCCCGCGCCCACCAACGACGACGCCAACGTTCGTGCCGCCCGCGTTCTCGCACTCGCACAGGACACCGCGGACCGTCTGACCGGCAGTGCCCGCGCCGACGCCGACGCGATGCTGGCCGATGCGCAGACCCGCGCCGACACGATGGTCTCCGAGGCCCAGAGCAAGTCCGACGCCATGCTCGCCGACGCGCGCCAGCGCTCGGAGGCCATTCTGGCCGACGCCCAGACGCGTTCCGAGGCGCAGCTGCGTCAGGCGCAGGAGCGCGCGGACGCACTCCAGAGCGACGCCGAGCGCAAGCACAGCGAGATCATGGGCACCATCAACCAGCAGCGTGGTGTGCTCGAGGGCCGGATCGAACAGCTCAAGACGTTCGAGCGTGAGTACCGCACCCGTCTGAAGACCTACCTGGAGTCGCAGCTCGAGGAGCTGCAGCAGCGGGGCAGCGCCGCACCGGTCGAGGGCGGTCGTCCCGATCAGTCGTTCTCGAACGACCCGGGCAGCGGCGGTTTCAGCAGCTACTCGCCGAGCTGA
- a CDS encoding YggT family protein, translating to MAAILLGVLYYILLVFWLLLLGRLVVELVRTFAREWRPTGVAVVIIETVFTLTDPPIKALRRVLPPIPLGPIRLDLSLMIVMLVVIIAMNVVNGLRADAVADSLATALVLTRS from the coding sequence GTGGCTGCGATTTTGTTGGGTGTCCTCTATTACATCCTGTTGGTCTTCTGGTTGCTTCTCCTCGGCCGGCTCGTCGTCGAGCTGGTGCGGACGTTCGCCCGCGAGTGGCGGCCCACCGGGGTGGCGGTCGTGATCATCGAGACGGTCTTCACGCTGACCGATCCGCCGATCAAGGCGTTGCGCCGGGTCCTCCCGCCGATCCCGCTCGGTCCGATCCGCCTGGATCTGTCGCTGATGATCGTCATGCTCGTCGTCATCATCGCCATGAATGTCGTGAACGGTCTCCGCGCCGACGCGGTCGCCGATTCGCTGGCCACCGCACTGGTTCTCACCCGCTCCTGA
- a CDS encoding cell division protein SepF, whose translation MTTMQKFKAYFGMVPPSEYEDDYLEDGSALRAPSRERVYRDDYYGDGSYDPGYEPSLRDPGFREAGYRDEMAYDDRHFDGGYELAGDFAPEFAYAGPRPAPEAPMRSAARLEPLQRSSSAALRAASSRPAGPEHRELERVFADGPLQKITTLRPSDYSEARTIGERFRDGNPVIMDLVDMTNDDAKRLVDFAAGLAFALRGSFDKVATKVFLLSPADVDVSPEDRRKIAETGFYNHS comes from the coding sequence ATGACCACGATGCAGAAGTTCAAGGCTTACTTCGGCATGGTGCCGCCCAGTGAGTACGAGGACGACTACCTCGAAGACGGCTCTGCGCTGCGTGCCCCGTCGCGTGAGCGCGTCTACCGTGACGACTACTACGGTGACGGCTCCTACGACCCCGGTTACGAGCCCTCCCTGCGCGACCCCGGCTTCCGCGAGGCCGGCTACCGCGACGAGATGGCCTACGACGACCGTCATTTCGACGGCGGATACGAACTCGCCGGCGACTTCGCCCCCGAGTTCGCCTACGCCGGACCGCGTCCGGCTCCCGAGGCCCCCATGCGCTCCGCTGCGCGCCTCGAACCGCTCCAGCGTTCGTCGAGTGCCGCCCTGCGTGCCGCGTCGTCGCGACCGGCGGGCCCCGAACATCGCGAGCTCGAGCGCGTCTTCGCCGACGGCCCGCTGCAGAAGATCACCACCCTGCGTCCCTCCGACTACAGCGAGGCCCGCACCATCGGTGAGCGCTTCCGCGACGGCAACCCGGTCATCATGGACCTCGTCGACATGACCAACGACGACGCCAAGCGACTCGTCGACTTCGCCGCGGGCCTGGCGTTCGCCCTACGCGGTTCCTTCGACAAGGTCGCCACCAAGGTCTTTCTGCTGTCGCCGGCCGACGTCGACGTGTCGCCCGAGGACCGCCGCAAGATCGCCGAGACCGGCTTCTACAACCACTCCTGA
- a CDS encoding YggS family pyridoxal phosphate-dependent enzyme, whose translation MGDMSDSLDDARTAELSERLEAVRGRLDAAIAAAGRPAGSCALLVVTKYFPADDVRRLLNLGVRSFGESREPEAGRKVAAVLADWAPEDSTDVPVFDMIGTVQSKKARSVARWARAVHSVDRPKVVDALGRAARAALDEGERTERLGVLLQVSLDGDPQRGGVVEADLPALAEQVSAEDALQLRGLMVIAPLTGERTHWMDESARVHNAFRDQYADAVELSAGMSGDMEEAVAAGSTCVRVGTAIMGDRPLLSQ comes from the coding sequence ATGGGGGACATGAGCGACTCTCTCGATGACGCACGCACCGCCGAGCTGTCCGAGCGACTCGAAGCCGTACGCGGGCGGCTCGACGCCGCCATCGCGGCTGCGGGCCGCCCCGCCGGGTCGTGCGCACTCCTGGTCGTCACCAAGTACTTTCCGGCCGACGACGTCCGCCGGTTGCTGAACCTGGGCGTCCGGTCGTTCGGGGAATCCCGCGAACCCGAGGCCGGTCGCAAGGTCGCCGCGGTTCTCGCCGACTGGGCACCCGAGGATTCCACCGACGTGCCCGTGTTCGACATGATCGGGACCGTCCAGTCGAAGAAGGCCCGTTCCGTCGCGCGGTGGGCGCGTGCGGTGCATTCGGTGGACCGCCCGAAGGTGGTCGACGCGCTGGGCCGGGCCGCGCGAGCCGCGCTCGACGAGGGGGAGCGGACCGAACGCCTCGGGGTTCTGCTCCAGGTGAGTCTCGACGGGGACCCGCAACGCGGCGGCGTCGTCGAGGCGGATCTCCCCGCACTCGCCGAACAGGTGTCGGCCGAGGACGCACTGCAGCTGCGCGGGCTCATGGTCATCGCCCCGCTCACCGGCGAGCGGACGCACTGGATGGACGAATCCGCCCGCGTTCACAACGCTTTTCGGGATCAGTACGCCGACGCCGTCGAACTGTCCGCAGGCATGTCCGGTGACATGGAAGAGGCGGTTGCAGCCGGCTCGACATGCGTGCGTGTCGGAACCGCGATCATGGGCGATCGGCCGCTACTCTCTCAGTAA
- the pgeF gene encoding peptidoglycan editing factor PgeF yields MRVRRVVTTRAGGVSVAPYDSFNLGDHVGDDPEAVSANRNRLAEQIGLPASSVVWMEQIHSRSVTVVDGPVTEPVPATDALVTTTPGLALAVLSADCVPVLLSDDEAGVIAGVHAGRVGARIGIVRATLKVMVELGARIESIGAFLGPAASGEQYEVPPAMQADVEKHLPGSASRTKKGTTGLDLRAGLRRQLLEAGVAGVAVDPRCTISDLSLFSHRRGAPTGRLASVIWMDDESAPDGE; encoded by the coding sequence ATGCGGGTACGTCGTGTGGTCACCACGCGTGCCGGCGGCGTCTCGGTGGCACCGTATGACTCGTTCAACCTCGGTGACCATGTCGGAGACGACCCGGAGGCGGTGTCCGCCAACAGGAATCGTCTGGCCGAGCAGATCGGGTTGCCCGCGTCGTCGGTCGTCTGGATGGAACAGATCCACAGCCGCAGCGTGACGGTCGTCGACGGTCCGGTCACCGAACCGGTCCCGGCGACCGATGCGCTGGTGACGACCACGCCGGGACTCGCGCTCGCCGTGCTGTCGGCCGACTGTGTTCCGGTGCTCCTCAGCGACGACGAGGCCGGCGTGATCGCCGGTGTCCACGCCGGGCGCGTCGGGGCACGGATCGGCATCGTGCGCGCGACGCTGAAGGTGATGGTCGAACTCGGTGCGCGCATCGAGTCGATCGGTGCGTTCCTCGGCCCGGCCGCCTCCGGCGAACAGTACGAGGTGCCCCCGGCGATGCAGGCCGACGTCGAGAAGCATCTGCCCGGGAGCGCGAGCCGCACCAAGAAGGGCACGACGGGCCTCGACCTGCGTGCAGGTCTGCGCCGTCAGCTCCTCGAGGCCGGGGTCGCCGGCGTCGCCGTCGACCCGCGCTGCACGATCTCGGACCTGAGTCTCTTCAGCCATCGGCGCGGCGCACCGACCGGCCGCCTGGCATCGGTGATCTGGATGGACGACGAGAGTGCGCCGGACGGCGAGTAG
- the ftsZ gene encoding cell division protein FtsZ has protein sequence MTPPHNYLAVIKVVGIGGGGVNAVNRMIEQGLKGVEFIAINTDAQALLMSDADVKLDVGRDSTRGLGAGADPEVGRRAAEDARDEIEELLKGADMVFVTAGEGGGTGTGGAPVVAQIARKLGALTVGVVTRPFSFEGKRRGGQAEAGITALRESCDTLIVIPNDRLLQLGDAQVSLMDAFRSADEVLLNGVQGITDLITTPGLINVDFADVKGVMSDAGSALMGIGSARGEDRAKKAAESAINSPLLEASMEGARGVLISIAGGSDLGLFEIHNAATQVQEAAHEDANIIFGTVIDDNLGDEVRVTVIAAGFDGGTPKKRSDVPAAAAGRSAVGQGQAGAVSAPPKSDPLFGDIPKGSGDPFGGEREPEPPRRNTVHLDDDDVDVPSFMKR, from the coding sequence ATGACGCCACCGCACAACTACCTGGCCGTCATCAAGGTCGTCGGCATCGGCGGCGGCGGCGTGAATGCCGTCAACCGCATGATCGAGCAGGGGCTCAAGGGAGTCGAGTTCATCGCGATCAACACCGACGCGCAGGCCCTGCTGATGAGCGACGCCGACGTCAAGCTCGATGTCGGTCGCGACTCCACCCGTGGCCTGGGTGCCGGTGCCGACCCCGAGGTCGGCCGCCGTGCCGCCGAGGACGCCCGCGACGAGATCGAGGAACTCCTCAAGGGCGCCGACATGGTCTTCGTGACCGCGGGCGAGGGCGGCGGCACCGGCACCGGTGGCGCACCGGTCGTCGCGCAGATCGCCCGCAAGCTCGGCGCTCTCACCGTCGGTGTGGTCACCCGCCCGTTCTCCTTCGAGGGCAAGCGTCGCGGCGGACAGGCCGAAGCGGGCATCACCGCGCTGCGGGAGTCCTGCGACACCCTCATCGTGATCCCCAACGACCGCCTGCTCCAGCTCGGCGACGCTCAGGTGAGCCTCATGGACGCCTTCCGCAGCGCCGACGAGGTCCTCCTCAACGGTGTCCAGGGCATCACCGACCTCATCACCACCCCGGGTCTGATCAACGTCGACTTCGCCGACGTCAAGGGCGTCATGAGCGACGCGGGCAGCGCGCTCATGGGCATCGGTTCGGCCCGTGGTGAGGACCGCGCCAAGAAGGCGGCCGAGTCGGCGATCAACTCGCCGCTGCTCGAGGCTTCGATGGAAGGCGCTCGGGGTGTACTGATCTCGATCGCCGGCGGCAGCGACCTCGGCCTCTTCGAGATCCACAACGCGGCCACCCAGGTCCAGGAGGCGGCCCACGAGGACGCCAACATCATCTTCGGCACCGTGATCGACGACAACCTCGGCGACGAGGTCCGCGTGACCGTCATCGCCGCCGGTTTCGACGGTGGCACCCCGAAGAAGCGCTCGGATGTGCCCGCCGCTGCCGCCGGCCGTTCGGCCGTCGGACAGGGGCAGGCCGGCGCGGTGTCGGCGCCGCCGAAGAGCGATCCGCTGTTCGGTGACATCCCCAAGGGGTCGGGTGATCCCTTCGGTGGTGAGCGTGAACCGGAGCCCCCGCGTCGCAACACCGTGCACCTCGACGACGACGACGTCGACGTGCCGTCCTTCATGAAGCGCTGA
- a CDS encoding cell division protein FtsQ/DivIB, giving the protein MIRWPTRRRSRLILGTLMVVAAGVGLVLIAYLTPLMAVRSTDIRDNGSVPADEILRVAAVPPGTPLLQVDTRAVAQRVAGIPSLESVRVQRSYPSTLTITVVERVPVVIVTSGDEVHVLDRSGVSFLHYVRAQGVPPEVLKLPVLETPNPGPADPTTREAITAVAGLPESLARQVIRVSASSPVDIEFILTENRRVIWGDSDRGAEKARTLTYLLSRDAKMYNVSSPEFPAYK; this is encoded by the coding sequence GTGATCCGCTGGCCGACCCGCCGCCGGTCCCGCCTGATCCTCGGCACCCTGATGGTCGTCGCCGCGGGGGTCGGACTGGTTCTGATCGCCTACCTCACCCCGCTGATGGCCGTGCGCAGCACCGACATCCGCGACAACGGTTCGGTTCCGGCCGACGAGATCCTGCGCGTCGCGGCCGTCCCGCCGGGGACACCTCTCCTCCAGGTGGATACCCGCGCCGTCGCGCAGCGGGTCGCCGGTATCCCGTCCCTCGAATCCGTCCGCGTCCAGCGGTCCTACCCGTCGACGCTGACCATCACCGTCGTCGAGCGGGTGCCGGTGGTGATCGTGACGAGCGGGGACGAGGTCCATGTCCTCGACCGGTCCGGGGTGTCCTTCCTCCACTACGTCCGCGCCCAGGGCGTGCCGCCGGAGGTGCTCAAGCTCCCCGTCCTCGAGACCCCGAACCCGGGCCCGGCCGACCCCACCACCCGGGAGGCGATCACTGCGGTCGCCGGACTGCCGGAATCGCTGGCGCGACAGGTCATCCGGGTGTCGGCGAGCTCTCCGGTCGACATCGAGTTCATCCTCACCGAGAATCGCCGGGTCATCTGGGGCGACAGCGATCGGGGTGCGGAGAAGGCGCGAACCCTCACGTATCTGTTGAGCCGGGACGCCAAGATGTACAACGTCTCGAGCCCCGAGTTCCCGGCCTACAAGTGA
- the murC gene encoding UDP-N-acetylmuramate--L-alanine ligase, producing MSEGTTVGTGGLPPQLARVHMVGIGGAGMSGLARILLARGGQVSGSDAKNSRGILELRTRGARVQVGHDPSALDQIPGGPSVVVTTHAAIPKTNPELVAARSRGIPILLRPRVLAQLMKGDRTLLLAGTHGKTSTTSMAVVALQHAGSDPSFAIGGELNESGTNAHHGGDPVFVAEADESDGSLLEYTPDIVAVTNIDADHLDFFGSIEAYVEVFDKFTERIRTGGTLVVCLDDPGSAALAGRVRGDLAERGVAVLGYGRGTHAGLAPGVPNVATLLSWEPRAAGGAARVRFTAPVTGPADENGTVVDRELVLPLPGEHMALNAIAAVIGAVRVNGAGTTDAAGALDGILAGIGAFGGVHRRFEFRGRRGGVEVIDDYAHHPTEVRSVLSAAQSMMAARVGPGAPRGRVIAVFQPHLYSRTVEFADEFAAALDLADTVVVADVYGAREAPIPGVSGRTIADKLTRPSVFAPDLSRLAGQVAGLARPGDVVLTLGAGDITMQGPEILAALGADTGTDDATPATGEGPGDGGLTGRVS from the coding sequence ATGAGCGAGGGGACGACTGTGGGAACCGGAGGACTGCCACCGCAGCTGGCCCGCGTGCACATGGTCGGCATCGGCGGAGCCGGCATGTCCGGGCTCGCGCGCATCCTGCTCGCCCGCGGCGGTCAGGTCTCCGGATCGGACGCCAAGAACAGCCGGGGCATCCTCGAACTCCGCACCCGTGGCGCACGAGTCCAGGTCGGGCACGATCCGTCGGCGCTCGACCAGATCCCGGGCGGCCCGTCGGTGGTGGTCACCACCCACGCCGCCATCCCCAAGACCAATCCCGAGCTGGTGGCCGCCCGCTCGCGGGGCATCCCGATCCTGCTGCGCCCGCGCGTGCTCGCCCAGCTCATGAAGGGCGACCGGACCCTGTTGCTGGCCGGGACGCACGGCAAGACCTCGACCACTTCGATGGCCGTTGTCGCACTCCAGCACGCCGGCAGCGACCCGTCGTTCGCGATCGGCGGCGAGCTCAACGAGTCGGGGACCAACGCACATCACGGCGGCGACCCGGTCTTCGTGGCCGAGGCCGACGAGAGCGACGGCTCGCTGCTCGAGTACACGCCCGACATCGTCGCCGTCACCAACATCGACGCCGACCATCTCGACTTCTTCGGGTCGATCGAGGCCTACGTCGAGGTGTTCGACAAGTTCACCGAACGCATCCGGACCGGCGGCACCCTCGTGGTCTGCCTCGACGATCCCGGATCGGCGGCACTCGCCGGACGCGTTCGCGGCGATCTCGCCGAGCGCGGGGTGGCGGTCCTCGGCTACGGTCGCGGCACTCATGCGGGCCTCGCGCCCGGCGTGCCCAACGTGGCGACCCTGCTGTCGTGGGAACCGCGAGCCGCCGGGGGAGCGGCACGGGTCCGTTTCACCGCGCCGGTGACCGGTCCCGCCGACGAGAACGGCACGGTCGTCGATCGCGAACTCGTCCTCCCGCTGCCGGGAGAACACATGGCGCTCAACGCGATCGCCGCGGTGATCGGTGCCGTGCGCGTCAACGGCGCGGGGACCACCGACGCCGCGGGGGCCCTCGACGGGATCCTGGCGGGCATCGGGGCGTTCGGCGGGGTCCATCGTCGGTTCGAGTTCCGCGGACGCCGGGGCGGCGTCGAGGTCATCGACGACTACGCCCACCATCCCACCGAGGTGCGCTCGGTGCTGTCCGCGGCGCAGTCCATGATGGCCGCGCGGGTCGGCCCCGGCGCGCCACGCGGTCGTGTCATCGCGGTCTTCCAGCCCCACCTGTACTCGCGCACGGTCGAGTTCGCCGACGAGTTCGCCGCCGCTCTCGACCTCGCCGACACCGTGGTCGTCGCCGACGTCTACGGCGCCCGCGAGGCACCGATCCCGGGTGTCAGCGGCCGGACCATCGCCGACAAGCTGACCCGCCCGTCGGTGTTCGCGCCGGATCTGTCGCGGCTGGCCGGGCAGGTCGCCGGCCTGGCCCGGCCAGGGGACGTCGTGCTGACCCTGGGCGCGGGCGACATCACCATGCAGGGTCCCGAGATCCTGGCCGCACTGGGTGCGGACACCGGGACCGACGACGCGACGCCGGCGACCGGTGAGGGCCCCGGCGACGGGGGCCTCACAGGACGGGTCTCGTGA
- the murG gene encoding undecaprenyldiphospho-muramoylpentapeptide beta-N-acetylglucosaminyltransferase encodes MPLRGTDVHRAGDGVTEPVSSGAAQSDTTGGPVGRPLSVVVAGGGTAGHIEPALAVADAITRIDPTARVTALGTSRGLEVDLVPERGYDLRLIPPVPLPRKPGMALAKTPGRLVSSVAATRKVLADVDADVVVGFGGYVSVPAYLAAQMHLRGRNRLPIVIHEANASAGIANKVGARFADRVLAAVDGSGLDATVVGMPVRGVLTELDRPALRAKARHYFGLDEEAPTLLVFGGSQGAQRINAAVSGAAEALAKAGIGVLHAYGPKNSIDPVIVEGAPPYRGVGYLKRMDLAYAAADLVMCRSGAMTVAEVSATGLPAVYVPLPHGNGEQRLNALPVVEAGGGLIVEDSAVSAEWVAREVPALLQDTERLQKMSAAAAGTGHRDAAAAVADAALELARGFRAGRGPSRKAFRSRRSAGER; translated from the coding sequence ATGCCGCTGCGTGGGACAGACGTGCACAGGGCTGGAGATGGAGTGACAGAGCCGGTGAGTTCGGGTGCAGCACAATCTGATACAACCGGGGGCCCGGTCGGGCGGCCGTTGTCGGTGGTCGTCGCGGGCGGCGGGACCGCCGGACACATCGAACCCGCGCTCGCCGTGGCCGACGCGATCACCCGCATCGACCCGACGGCCCGCGTCACCGCACTCGGGACCAGCCGCGGCCTCGAGGTCGACCTGGTGCCCGAACGCGGATACGACCTCCGGCTGATCCCGCCGGTCCCGCTGCCGCGCAAACCCGGGATGGCCCTCGCCAAGACCCCCGGACGCCTGGTGTCCTCGGTCGCGGCCACCCGCAAGGTACTCGCCGACGTGGACGCCGACGTCGTCGTCGGCTTCGGCGGGTACGTGTCGGTGCCGGCCTACCTCGCCGCGCAGATGCATTTACGCGGGCGCAACCGCCTCCCGATCGTCATCCACGAGGCGAATGCCTCGGCCGGTATAGCCAACAAGGTGGGCGCCCGGTTCGCCGACCGCGTCCTGGCCGCTGTCGACGGCTCCGGACTCGACGCGACCGTCGTCGGCATGCCGGTCCGCGGTGTCCTCACCGAACTGGACCGGCCCGCTCTGCGGGCCAAGGCGCGCCACTACTTCGGTCTCGACGAGGAGGCCCCGACCCTGCTCGTCTTCGGTGGTTCCCAGGGCGCGCAACGCATCAATGCCGCGGTTTCGGGTGCGGCCGAAGCCCTCGCGAAGGCGGGCATCGGTGTCCTGCACGCCTACGGGCCCAAGAACTCGATCGACCCGGTGATCGTCGAGGGCGCCCCGCCGTACCGGGGCGTCGGCTACCTCAAGCGGATGGACCTCGCCTACGCCGCCGCCGATCTGGTGATGTGCCGGTCCGGCGCGATGACCGTCGCCGAGGTGTCGGCCACCGGTCTGCCCGCCGTCTACGTCCCGCTGCCGCACGGCAACGGCGAACAGCGCCTCAACGCGCTGCCGGTCGTCGAGGCCGGCGGCGGACTCATCGTCGAGGACTCGGCGGTCAGCGCGGAGTGGGTGGCGCGTGAGGTCCCGGCCCTCCTGCAGGACACCGAGCGGCTGCAGAAGATGTCCGCGGCCGCCGCGGGCACGGGCCACCGCGACGCCGCCGCAGCCGTCGCCGACGCCGCCCTCGAACTGGCTCGTGGGTTCCGAGCGGGCCGGGGCCCGTCCCGCAAGGCGTTTCGTTCCCGCCGATCGGCCGGCGAACGGTGA
- the ftsW gene encoding putative lipid II flippase FtsW yields the protein MSTDKTAVDESTFDDENTSADSFDDGTDESRAASVRRKASEGAGALSKPAAEVSAAASTAAAVTASLPAMLVEGVRNLLARPLASYQLVLTMAFMLTTFGLVMVLSASSVEGYSQEGSAYGLFTTQVIFAGLGLVVFYLMLRVPVRLLRRFAAPSMAIAILLLGLVLIPGIGTLSQGARRWFVISGVSVQPSELVKVALCIWGAHLLASRRRDNASIKELLIPLVPVAMLVCVLIILEPNLSTTITIAIIVGAMLWFAGLPIKVFSAFAISGVILAVILALAEGYRSQRVMSFLGGIDDPQGAGYQARQATYALANGGVFGVGLGQSSAKWNYLPNAHNDFIFAIIGEELGLLGGLLVVFLFVLLGYIGFRIAHRSTDPFLRLMTATITVLILAQAFINIGYVIGLLPVTGIQLPLISAGGTSTLTVLAMLGLLANAARHEPEAVAALTTGSQGRLGRILRLPTPVAYRQTRAETLRDRLAERRSAGGRSGGRTAGRAGAPGRAGASTRRGRPAEPAPTQSRFSMPWKRAKSTEPAPARGASARRPAAAGRTRPAPSARAGVDYRGGYPGAGSARRSASPGWRAGAHQPRTPRSADPGRDRPTHGRAGRR from the coding sequence GTGAGCACCGACAAGACCGCGGTCGACGAGAGCACCTTCGACGACGAGAACACGTCGGCCGACTCGTTCGACGACGGAACGGACGAGAGCCGGGCCGCGTCCGTACGTCGGAAGGCATCAGAGGGTGCGGGCGCGCTGTCGAAGCCCGCCGCCGAGGTCTCCGCGGCAGCGTCGACCGCCGCGGCGGTCACGGCCTCGTTGCCGGCCATGCTGGTCGAGGGCGTGCGCAACCTCCTGGCCCGGCCGCTGGCCTCCTACCAGCTGGTCCTCACGATGGCGTTCATGCTGACGACCTTCGGTCTGGTGATGGTGCTGTCGGCGTCGTCGGTCGAGGGGTACTCGCAGGAGGGATCGGCCTACGGGCTCTTCACGACGCAGGTCATCTTCGCCGGACTCGGCCTCGTCGTCTTCTACCTGATGCTGCGGGTCCCCGTCCGCCTGCTCCGACGCTTCGCCGCGCCGTCGATGGCCATCGCCATCCTGCTTCTCGGACTGGTGCTCATCCCCGGCATCGGCACGCTCAGTCAGGGCGCGCGACGCTGGTTCGTCATCTCCGGTGTGTCGGTGCAGCCTTCGGAGCTGGTCAAGGTGGCGCTGTGTATCTGGGGTGCGCACCTGCTCGCCTCGCGGCGCCGGGACAACGCCTCGATCAAAGAGCTCCTGATACCGCTGGTCCCGGTCGCGATGCTGGTCTGCGTGCTGATCATCCTCGAGCCCAACCTCTCGACGACGATCACCATCGCGATCATCGTCGGCGCGATGCTCTGGTTCGCCGGCCTGCCGATCAAGGTCTTCTCGGCGTTCGCCATCTCCGGCGTGATCCTCGCGGTGATCCTCGCGCTCGCCGAGGGCTACCGATCGCAGCGCGTGATGAGCTTCCTCGGCGGCATCGACGATCCGCAGGGCGCCGGCTACCAGGCACGCCAGGCGACCTACGCGCTCGCCAACGGCGGCGTCTTCGGCGTGGGCCTCGGCCAGTCGAGCGCCAAGTGGAACTATCTGCCCAACGCGCACAACGACTTCATCTTCGCCATCATCGGCGAGGAACTCGGCCTACTCGGTGGCCTGCTGGTGGTGTTTCTGTTCGTGCTGCTGGGCTACATCGGCTTCCGTATCGCGCACCGCTCCACCGATCCGTTCCTGCGCCTGATGACCGCGACCATCACCGTGCTGATCCTCGCCCAGGCGTTCATCAACATCGGCTACGTCATCGGCCTGCTGCCGGTCACCGGTATCCAGTTGCCACTCATCTCGGCGGGCGGTACGTCGACGCTGACCGTGCTCGCGATGCTCGGCCTCCTGGCCAACGCCGCGCGACACGAACCCGAAGCCGTTGCGGCACTCACCACCGGGTCCCAGGGCCGGCTGGGCCGGATCCTGCGGCTCCCGACACCGGTGGCCTACCGGCAGACGCGCGCAGAGACCCTGCGAGATCGACTCGCCGAGCGTCGCTCGGCCGGTGGACGATCCGGGGGCCGTACCGCCGGACGGGCCGGGGCACCCGGGCGGGCAGGAGCGTCGACCCGTCGCGGACGACCGGCCGAACCCGCTCCGACCCAGAGCCGGTTCAGCATGCCGTGGAAACGGGCGAAGTCCACCGAACCGGCACCCGCACGAGGTGCGTCCGCACGGCGTCCGGCCGCGGCAGGTCGCACCCGACCTGCGCCGTCGGCACGAGCGGGCGTCGACTACCGTGGCGGGTATCCCGGCGCCGGCAGTGCACGTCGCTCGGCGTCACCGGGGTGGCGGGCGGGCGCGCATCAGCCGCGGACGCCGAGGTCCGCCGACCCCGGGCGCGATCGGCCGACACACGGCCGCGCGGGACGCCGCTGA